GCACAACCAAGGAATGTAATTTTTGGGCATCTTATATCAGCATTTATTGGTCTTATATTTTTGAAATTATTTGGTGATTCAATTTTTATTACTGCTTTAGCGGTGGGTTGTGCTATTGCAGCAATGCAATTCTTAAGATGTGTACATCCACCTGCAGGTGCTAATCCGTTGGTTATATTATTAACAGCAAGTCAGGTTAATTACGATTTCAGTTTTTTATTGTTCCCCGTGCTTTCAGGCTCCATCTCTCTGGTAATAATAGCCTATGCTGTTAACAATCTACTATCTAAAAACCAGTGGCCAATTTATTGGTTAGCATTTTTTAATGATAAAAAGGAGAAGTGATTAAATTAGATGCAAAGTAATAATTTTATGAGAACATTCAAAATGTGTTGCTATATGAAATAGTGTTGAACATTGCGTCATGATTTACAGTCACATCCATAAAAAAAGCCACTAAACAACGATAAAAAAATCAATATTATTGAATTAACTTGTTTCTTATTAGAATTGAATAACTAATATTTATAATGAAATTTGAGAGA
This Gilliamella sp. ESL0443 DNA region includes the following protein-coding sequences:
- a CDS encoding HPP family protein; amino-acid sequence: MKFFLWGSEKLPNRPKLLDLFQGLLGGTLAILTLEYLTIYSGSYFIMAPFGASCVILFAVSQSPLAQPRNVIFGHLISAFIGLIFLKLFGDSIFITALAVGCAIAAMQFLRCVHPPAGANPLVILLTASQVNYDFSFLLFPVLSGSISLVIIAYAVNNLLSKNQWPIYWLAFFNDKKEK